The sequence GTCCTGCAGCAGCGCGGCCGTCTCGATAATGGTGCTGAGCCCCTGGGACAACCCGTGCGTGCCGATATACATGACCACGATGTCATCGCCCCAGCCGTAATGGTCGCGCAGGGGTCCCATGCGGTCGCGCGGACAGAAGAAACGCTCGTTAATGCCGTTCGTAACGGTGAAGACCTTCTCGCCGGGGATGCCGCGGCTCACAATCTCCTCGGCGGTGGCCGGGGCCACGGTGACGATGGCCTTGGCGCGGCGGTACAGGAACATTTCGGCCCATTTGAGCAGGCCAATCACAACGGGGTTGCGCACCGCGCCCAGGTCAATGATCTGCTTGGGCCAGAGGTCGCGCACTTCGAATACAAAGGGTCTGCGTTTCAACACGGAAACCACGTATCCGGCAAGCCCGCACAGCAATTGCGGCGAGGTCGCTACGACCACGTCGCAGCGGCCCGACGCAAAGCTTCCGAAGAGCATGGCGGACAACATGAAGGTGCAAAAAGCGATGCTGCGCTTGAAGACGCCCCGGTTCGGCGTGGCGTAGAGCCAGCAGCGCAACACATTGATGCCTTCCATGTTTTCACGGTAGAGAAGCGGGCCGCGATACTTGGGCGGGATGACTCCGTCGGGATGATTCGGCTTGCCGCAGACGACGGTGACATTGTGACCGGCCTTGACCCAATTACGGGCATGTTCGAAAGTACGGGC comes from Candidatus Hydrogenedentota bacterium and encodes:
- a CDS encoding glycosyltransferase family 4 protein, with amino-acid sequence MASSSRVSGRDNAVHILFLCQYFPPEMGAPAARTFEHARNWVKAGHNVTVVCGKPNHPDGVIPPKYRGPLLYRENMEGINVLRCWLYATPNRGVFKRSIAFCTFMLSAMLFGSFASGRCDVVVATSPQLLCGLAGYVVSVLKRRPFVFEVRDLWPKQIIDLGAVRNPVVIGLLKWAEMFLYRRAKAIVTVAPATAEEIVSRGIPGEKVFTVTNGINERFFCPRDRMGPLRDHYGWGDDIVVMYIGTHGLSQGLSTIIETAALLQDRENIRFVFAGQGAEREMLMEMAHRKKLRNVQFLPMQSKEKMPEFYAAADICLVPLKKRDYFRYNIPSKMFEIMACARPLILGAEGQALDILNEAGAGVSVEPENEHAYAEAILRLAQDPELRARFGVSGREYVTRNYTRKLKAGNYLECLDRVVRNK